The proteins below are encoded in one region of Parvicella tangerina:
- the glmS gene encoding glutamine--fructose-6-phosphate transaminase (isomerizing): MCGIVAYIGHRDAYPVVIKGLQRLEYRGYDSAGVALNCGEELNLYKKQGKVAELEAYAKDLDTSGNIGIGHTRWATHGEPNDVNAHPHPSGNGKFALVHNGIIENYAVIKEELVKRGHVFQSETDTEVLMHLIEDVMDKQKCNLFTAVRIALNEVVGAYAIVVISKDNKNELIAARKSSPLVIGIGKNEYFCASDATPIVEYTKNVVYLDDGEIAKINLQEGLKLKTIKNQEITPYVQELELKLEALEKGGYDHFMLKEIYEQPRSIHDCMRGRINLEDQLVSLGGILEYKDQIVNANRIIFVACGTSWHAGLVGEYLFEELARTPVEVEYASEFRYRNPVINEGDVVIAISQSGETADTLAAIELAKSKGALIVGICNVVGSSISRATHCGSYTHAGPEIGVASTKAFTAQVTVLTLMALMIGREKDTISNERFTRLLIDLHNIPDKVESVLKSDAKIQHIADIYKDAPNALYLGRGINFPVALEGALKLKEISYIHAEGYPAAEMKHGPIALIDEEMPTVVIATKDASYEKVVSNIQEVKARKGKVIAIVTKGDSVVSGIADHVVEIPKTDDLLVPLIATIPLQLLSYHIAVMRGCNVDQPRNLAKSVTVE, translated from the coding sequence ATGTGTGGTATTGTAGCTTATATTGGGCATAGAGATGCCTATCCAGTCGTGATCAAAGGGTTGCAGCGTTTAGAATATCGAGGATATGACAGTGCTGGTGTTGCCTTGAACTGTGGTGAGGAGCTGAACCTTTATAAAAAACAAGGTAAAGTTGCCGAATTAGAAGCTTATGCCAAGGATTTAGACACATCCGGAAACATAGGTATTGGACATACCCGATGGGCCACTCACGGGGAACCAAACGATGTGAATGCTCACCCTCACCCATCTGGAAACGGGAAATTTGCTCTTGTTCATAACGGAATTATTGAGAACTATGCAGTCATCAAGGAAGAATTAGTAAAAAGAGGACATGTCTTTCAAAGTGAAACGGACACTGAGGTTCTGATGCACTTAATAGAAGATGTGATGGATAAGCAAAAATGCAACCTCTTTACTGCGGTAAGAATTGCTCTGAATGAGGTGGTGGGTGCTTATGCCATCGTGGTTATCTCAAAAGACAATAAGAACGAGTTGATTGCAGCACGAAAAAGTTCACCACTGGTTATCGGAATCGGAAAAAATGAATACTTCTGTGCCTCTGATGCTACGCCAATTGTTGAATACACTAAAAATGTTGTTTACCTGGATGATGGTGAAATTGCAAAGATCAATCTACAAGAAGGCTTAAAACTCAAAACCATAAAAAATCAGGAGATCACTCCTTATGTGCAAGAGCTAGAGCTCAAACTAGAAGCTCTTGAAAAAGGTGGATATGATCATTTCATGCTTAAAGAGATCTATGAGCAGCCACGATCTATTCACGATTGTATGCGTGGAAGGATTAACTTAGAAGATCAGCTGGTATCTCTAGGAGGAATTCTTGAGTATAAGGATCAAATTGTAAATGCCAACAGGATCATCTTTGTTGCTTGTGGTACGTCTTGGCATGCTGGACTAGTAGGAGAGTATTTGTTCGAAGAACTTGCCAGAACTCCTGTGGAGGTGGAGTATGCTTCTGAATTCAGGTATAGAAATCCTGTGATCAATGAGGGTGATGTGGTCATTGCAATTTCTCAGTCTGGTGAAACAGCTGATACACTTGCTGCCATTGAATTGGCAAAGTCAAAAGGAGCGCTGATTGTTGGTATTTGTAACGTTGTAGGAAGTTCAATTTCCAGAGCAACGCATTGTGGTAGCTACACGCATGCTGGGCCAGAAATTGGTGTGGCTTCTACGAAAGCTTTCACAGCTCAAGTAACCGTTTTAACCTTAATGGCTTTGATGATTGGTCGAGAAAAAGATACGATCTCAAATGAACGTTTCACCAGGTTGTTGATTGATCTTCATAACATTCCAGACAAAGTGGAAAGTGTACTGAAAAGTGACGCAAAGATCCAACATATCGCAGACATTTATAAAGACGCACCTAATGCTCTATACCTGGGGAGAGGAATCAATTTTCCAGTAGCACTTGAGGGGGCTTTGAAGTTAAAAGAGATTTCCTACATTCATGCTGAAGGTTATCCTGCGGCTGAGATGAAGCACGGGCCTATCGCACTAATTGATGAGGAAATGCCCACTGTCGTGATTGCAACAAAAGATGCGAGCTATGAAAAAGTGGTGAGCAATATTCAGGAGGTCAAAGCAAGAAAAGGAAAAGTAATCGCTATCGTCACTAAAGGAGATTCAGTAGTGAGCGGAATTGCAGATCACGTAGTTGAAATTCCAAAGACGGATGACTTACTTGTTCCGCTAATTGCGACCATACCATTGCAGCTGTTGAGTTATCATATTGCCGTGATGAGAGGGTGCAATGTTGACCAACCCAGAAATCTGGCTAAATCTGTTACGGTTGAGTAA